Proteins from one Streptomyces sp. NBC_00390 genomic window:
- the rarD gene encoding EamA family transporter RarD gives MKPQNEQRTGLLYGIGAYGMWGLVPLFWPLLKPSGAVEILAHRMVWSLVVVGITLLALKRWGWIRDLLRRPRKLGLIAVAAAVITVNWGVYIWAVNAGQVVEASLGYFINPLVTIAMGVLLLGERLRPVQWAAVGIGCAAVLVLAIGYGRLPWISLTLAFSFATYGLVKKKVNIGGLESLAAETAIQFLPALAFLVWLTADGSATFGLHGTGHAALLVATGVVTAVPLVCFGAAAIRVPLSTLGLLQYLAPVFQFLLGVVYFREAMPPERWAGFALVWLALTCLTWDALRTARRTKAKALRLAAQAEAAGASADGPGAVAGAAVASTTGAVTRPEPQAETTG, from the coding sequence CGCTCTTCTGGCCCCTGCTGAAGCCTTCCGGCGCGGTGGAGATCCTCGCCCACCGGATGGTGTGGTCACTGGTGGTCGTCGGCATCACGCTGCTGGCCCTCAAGCGGTGGGGCTGGATCCGCGACCTGCTGCGCCGGCCGCGCAAGCTCGGGCTCATCGCCGTCGCCGCGGCCGTGATCACCGTCAACTGGGGCGTCTACATCTGGGCCGTCAATGCGGGCCAGGTCGTCGAGGCGTCACTCGGCTACTTCATCAACCCGCTGGTCACCATCGCCATGGGCGTCCTGCTGCTGGGGGAACGCCTGCGCCCGGTGCAGTGGGCGGCGGTCGGCATCGGCTGCGCGGCCGTGCTGGTGCTGGCGATCGGCTACGGCCGGCTGCCGTGGATCTCGCTCACGCTCGCCTTCTCCTTCGCCACGTACGGTCTGGTCAAGAAGAAGGTCAACATCGGCGGACTCGAGTCACTGGCCGCCGAGACCGCGATCCAGTTCCTACCGGCACTCGCCTTCCTGGTCTGGCTGACCGCGGACGGCTCGGCCACCTTCGGCCTCCACGGCACGGGCCATGCCGCGCTGCTCGTCGCGACGGGTGTGGTGACGGCCGTGCCGCTGGTCTGCTTCGGTGCGGCGGCGATCCGGGTGCCGCTGTCCACGCTGGGGCTGCTGCAGTATCTGGCGCCGGTCTTCCAGTTCCTGCTGGGCGTCGTGTACTTCCGTGAGGCGATGCCGCCGGAGCGGTGGGCCGGGTTCGCGCTGGTGTGGCTGGCGCTGACCTGTCTGACCTGGGACGCGCTGCGCACGGCGCGGCGTACGAAGGCGAAGGCCCTGCGGCTGGCCGCGCAGGCGGAGGCGGCCGGGGCGAGTGCGGACGGGCCCGGTGCGGTCGCCGGCGCGGCAGTTGCTTCCACGACCGGTGCGGTGACGCGCCCGGAGCCGCAGGCCGAGACCACGGGCTGA
- a CDS encoding LolA family protein: protein MAPNDSAQTTEEAKDLGAGRRRAARYFVPVAVAGVAAATIGLVPALAASGDPDLPDITAQELIEKIAASDTQQLSGTVKITTDLGLPSLAGLAGLDAGSFAPEGGKGEGDGSAASPEAKLTQLASGTHTLRIAADGPDRQKLSILEDSAEYSLIHNGDDVWGYDSATNEVFHAEDDGRGERHGKKEAPAGDLPTTPKEFADEALKAAGDTTSVTVGGTAQVAGRDAYKLVIKPKQQGSTVGAVTVAVDAETGTPLKFTLSPSSGGKAVIDAGFTKVDFSRPAASTFDFTPPKGAKVTEAEELEEIEGDKGQATPDAFKGLENLAGPNVIGEGWTSIAKIEAPGAEDFEGDRKGGAKDGDVPPEAQQFLDSLGDKVTGKFGSGTVFSTRLVNALMTEDGTMYVGAVTKDALVKAANEDK, encoded by the coding sequence ATGGCACCGAACGACAGCGCACAGACCACCGAAGAGGCCAAGGACCTCGGAGCGGGACGCCGCAGGGCCGCCCGCTACTTCGTCCCGGTCGCGGTGGCCGGAGTGGCGGCGGCGACCATCGGGCTGGTCCCGGCGCTCGCTGCCTCCGGTGACCCCGATCTGCCGGACATCACCGCGCAGGAACTCATCGAGAAGATCGCCGCGTCGGACACCCAGCAGCTCTCCGGCACGGTGAAGATCACCACGGACCTCGGTCTGCCCTCCCTGGCCGGCCTCGCGGGCCTGGACGCCGGCTCGTTCGCCCCCGAGGGCGGCAAGGGCGAGGGGGACGGGTCGGCCGCGTCCCCCGAGGCCAAGCTGACGCAGCTCGCGTCCGGCACCCACACGCTGCGGATCGCGGCCGACGGACCGGACCGGCAGAAGCTCTCCATCCTGGAGGACTCGGCCGAGTACAGCCTGATCCACAACGGGGACGACGTGTGGGGCTACGACAGCGCCACGAACGAGGTCTTCCACGCCGAGGACGACGGCCGGGGCGAGCGGCACGGCAAGAAGGAGGCCCCGGCGGGGGACCTGCCCACCACGCCCAAGGAGTTCGCCGACGAGGCGCTGAAGGCCGCGGGCGACACCACCTCCGTGACCGTCGGCGGTACGGCGCAGGTGGCCGGCCGCGACGCCTACAAGCTGGTCATCAAGCCCAAGCAGCAAGGCTCGACGGTCGGCGCGGTCACCGTCGCGGTCGACGCCGAGACCGGCACCCCGCTGAAGTTCACGCTCTCGCCGAGCAGCGGCGGCAAGGCCGTGATCGACGCCGGCTTCACCAAGGTCGACTTCTCCCGGCCGGCCGCGTCCACCTTCGACTTCACCCCGCCCAAGGGGGCGAAGGTGACCGAGGCGGAGGAGCTCGAGGAGATCGAGGGTGACAAGGGGCAGGCAACCCCCGACGCGTTCAAGGGCCTTGAGAACCTTGCCGGGCCGAACGTCATCGGCGAGGGCTGGACCTCGATCGCCAAGATCGAGGCGCCGGGAGCCGAGGACTTCGAGGGCGACCGGAAGGGCGGCGCGAAGGACGGCGATGTGCCGCCGGAGGCACAGCAGTTCCTGGACTCGCTGGGCGACAAGGTCACCGGTAAGTTCGGCTCGGGCACGGTCTTCTCGACCCGCCTCGTCAACGCCCTGATGACCGAGGACGGCACGATGTACGTCGGTGCCGTCACCAAGGACGCGCTCGTGAAGGCCGCGAACGAAGACAAGTAG
- a CDS encoding ABC transporter ATP-binding protein codes for MTAVIETHGLTKRYGGGQLAVDRLDLRVPGGSVFGFLGPNGSGKTTTIRMLMGLIEPTAGRAEVLGSPVPRSVRKVLPQVGALIEGPALYGFLSGRDNLVRYDCADPTADPRTRRTRVAAALDRVGLSAAAGKKAKAYSLGMKQRLGLAAALLQPRKLLVLDEPTNGLDPQGMREIRSLVRELAADGTTVFLSSHLLDEIEQVCTHAAVMAQGRLITQGPVAELAAGARGRLAVLTPDPADAARVLKEQGVTEVRVDGENVTGELPDQDTETAAINAALVRDGVRVRGFGLERASLEDAFVALTGEGFDVAG; via the coding sequence ATGACGGCCGTCATCGAGACGCACGGGCTGACCAAGCGGTACGGGGGCGGGCAGTTGGCCGTCGACCGCCTCGATCTGCGCGTGCCCGGCGGCAGCGTCTTCGGCTTCCTCGGCCCCAACGGCTCCGGCAAGACCACCACCATCCGGATGCTGATGGGCCTCATCGAACCGACCGCGGGCCGCGCCGAGGTCCTGGGCAGCCCGGTGCCGCGCTCGGTGCGGAAAGTACTTCCACAGGTGGGCGCCCTGATCGAAGGTCCGGCGCTGTACGGGTTCCTGAGCGGCCGGGACAACCTGGTGCGCTACGACTGTGCCGACCCGACCGCCGATCCCCGCACCCGCCGGACGCGGGTGGCGGCCGCGCTGGACCGGGTGGGTCTGTCCGCCGCGGCCGGCAAGAAGGCGAAGGCGTACTCGCTGGGGATGAAACAGCGCCTGGGGCTCGCCGCCGCGCTGCTGCAGCCCAGGAAGCTGCTGGTCCTGGACGAGCCGACCAACGGACTCGATCCGCAGGGCATGCGGGAGATCCGTTCCCTCGTGCGGGAGCTCGCCGCCGACGGCACCACCGTGTTCCTCTCCTCGCATCTGCTCGACGAGATCGAGCAGGTGTGCACGCACGCCGCGGTGATGGCCCAGGGGCGGCTGATCACCCAGGGCCCGGTGGCCGAACTCGCGGCAGGGGCGCGGGGCCGGCTGGCGGTCCTCACGCCCGACCCCGCGGACGCCGCGAGAGTGCTCAAGGAGCAGGGCGTGACCGAGGTGCGCGTGGACGGGGAGAACGTGACCGGCGAGCTGCCCGACCAGGACACGGAAACGGCCGCGATCAATGCCGCGCTGGTGCGGGACGGTGTACGGGTGCGGGGGTTCGGCCTCGAGCGCGCCTCGCTCGAGGACGCGTTCGTCGCGCTGACCGGAGAGGGATTCGATGTCGCAGGCTGA
- a CDS encoding VOC family protein, translating to MTLHWKLVIDAAEPHAQADFWAGALGYLVEDNSALIDQLLADGAAPPEATVESHGRRAWRDLVAVRHPDDPYDPQSGMGLGRRILFQRVPEPKTVKNRLHIDLHSAPGSRPAETARLETLGATALREVKEPGGEWVVMADPEGNEFCVQ from the coding sequence ATGACATTGCACTGGAAGCTCGTGATCGACGCGGCGGAACCGCACGCCCAGGCCGACTTCTGGGCCGGGGCCCTCGGCTATCTCGTCGAGGACAACAGCGCCCTGATCGACCAGCTCCTCGCGGACGGGGCGGCACCGCCCGAGGCCACGGTGGAATCGCACGGCCGCCGTGCCTGGCGCGATCTGGTCGCCGTCCGCCATCCGGACGACCCCTACGACCCGCAGAGCGGTATGGGCCTGGGCCGCCGCATCCTGTTCCAGCGCGTCCCGGAACCGAAGACCGTGAAGAACCGCCTCCATATCGACCTGCACTCGGCCCCGGGCAGCCGGCCGGCGGAGACGGCCCGCCTGGAGACCCTCGGGGCCACGGCCCTGCGGGAGGTGAAGGAGCCGGGCGGCGAGTGGGTGGTCATGGCGGACCCCGAGGGCAACGAGTTCTGCGTGCAGTAG
- a CDS encoding mechanosensitive ion channel family protein — protein MSQPLALSIDFGQGITEAWSAVARFIPKFIAFLLILLIGWFVAKMISKVADRLLRRVGFEKLSERSGVARTLEGSRYDATGIIVRIVRYAILLMALQLGFGVFGPNPVSDMIDAIVAWLPKAIVACVIVVVAMAIARAVRDIVTGALGNASYARTLGTAAWAFVVGLGVIAALGQAEIATSVTGPVLIAVLATIAGVVIVGVGGGLIQPMRHRWERWLAIAESEAGRGRVTGPPYERGRAGPAARQPPYDRERPPRAADREPGTGGEEGRGDEEPPVLGDGRDPM, from the coding sequence ATGTCGCAACCCCTCGCACTGTCGATCGACTTCGGCCAGGGGATCACCGAGGCGTGGTCCGCGGTGGCCCGGTTCATTCCGAAGTTCATCGCGTTCCTGCTCATCCTGCTCATCGGCTGGTTCGTGGCCAAGATGATCTCCAAGGTCGCGGACCGGCTGCTGCGCCGCGTCGGCTTCGAGAAGCTCTCCGAACGCAGTGGTGTCGCCCGGACACTCGAAGGATCCCGGTACGACGCGACCGGGATCATCGTCAGGATCGTCCGTTACGCGATCCTGCTCATGGCTCTGCAGCTCGGCTTCGGGGTCTTCGGGCCCAACCCGGTCAGCGACATGATCGACGCGATCGTCGCCTGGCTGCCCAAGGCGATCGTCGCCTGCGTCATCGTCGTCGTGGCCATGGCCATCGCCCGGGCCGTGCGCGACATCGTCACCGGAGCGCTGGGCAACGCCTCGTACGCCAGGACCCTGGGGACCGCGGCCTGGGCCTTCGTCGTGGGCCTCGGGGTGATCGCGGCGCTCGGTCAGGCCGAGATCGCGACCTCCGTCACCGGCCCGGTACTCATCGCGGTGCTCGCCACGATCGCGGGCGTGGTGATCGTGGGGGTGGGCGGCGGGCTGATCCAGCCGATGCGGCACCGCTGGGAGCGGTGGCTGGCGATCGCCGAGTCGGAGGCGGGCCGTGGCCGGGTCACCGGGCCACCCTACGAACGAGGCCGCGCCGGACCGGCGGCGCGGCAGCCGCCGTACGATCGCGAACGCCCGCCTCGGGCGGCGGACCGGGAGCCCGGCACCGGGGGCGAGGAGGGACGGGGCGACGAAGAGCCCCCGGTTCTGGGGGACGGCCGCGATCCCATGTGA
- a CDS encoding M28 family metallopeptidase — MNLSVPRRAVAAAAFALAGLLASVAPAAGAAPAQPAAPADALAAPDIPLANVKAHLTQLQSIATANGGNRAHGRTGYKASLDHVKAKLDAAGFTTTVQQFTSSGATGYNLIADWPGGDVNQTLMAGAHLDSVTSGAGINDNGSGSAAVLETALAVSRAQLQPTKHLRFGWWGAEELGLIGSKYYVNNLPSAERSKISGYLNFDMIGSPNPGYFVYDDDPTIEQTFKDYFAGIGVSTEIETEGDGRSDHASFKNVGIPVGGLFTGASRTKSSAQAQKWGGTAGQAFDRCYHSSCDSTSNINDTALDRNSDAVAHAIWTLSAGTTVPPGDVYENTADVSIPDNGTAVTSTAAVTGRTGNAPATLKVGVDIKHTWRGDLVVDLVAPDGTAYRLKNSSGSDSADNVIATYTVNASSEVANGDWKLRVQDVAQYDTGYIDSWKLTF; from the coding sequence ATGAACCTCTCCGTTCCAAGACGCGCCGTCGCTGCCGCAGCATTCGCCCTGGCCGGGCTGCTCGCGTCCGTCGCGCCGGCCGCCGGCGCCGCACCGGCCCAGCCGGCCGCACCCGCGGACGCGCTCGCCGCACCCGACATACCGCTCGCCAACGTCAAGGCGCATCTCACCCAGCTCCAGTCGATCGCCACCGCCAACGGCGGCAACCGGGCGCACGGCCGGACCGGGTACAAGGCATCGCTGGACCATGTGAAGGCCAAGCTGGACGCGGCCGGATTCACCACCACCGTCCAGCAGTTCACCTCCAGCGGCGCCACCGGGTACAACCTGATCGCCGACTGGCCCGGCGGTGACGTCAACCAGACGCTGATGGCCGGAGCGCACCTCGACTCCGTCACCTCCGGTGCGGGCATCAACGACAACGGGTCGGGGTCCGCCGCCGTACTGGAGACCGCGCTCGCCGTCTCCCGCGCCCAGCTGCAGCCGACGAAGCATCTGCGCTTCGGCTGGTGGGGCGCGGAGGAGCTCGGACTGATCGGCTCGAAGTACTACGTCAACAACCTGCCGTCCGCCGAGCGTTCGAAGATCTCGGGCTATCTGAACTTCGACATGATCGGCTCACCGAACCCGGGCTACTTCGTCTACGACGACGACCCGACGATCGAGCAGACCTTCAAGGACTACTTCGCCGGCATCGGCGTCTCCACCGAGATCGAGACCGAGGGCGACGGGCGCTCCGACCACGCGTCCTTCAAGAACGTGGGCATACCCGTCGGCGGACTGTTCACCGGTGCGAGCCGCACGAAGTCCAGCGCCCAGGCCCAGAAGTGGGGCGGTACGGCCGGGCAGGCCTTCGACCGCTGCTACCACTCGTCCTGCGACAGCACGTCGAACATCAACGACACCGCCCTTGACCGCAACAGCGACGCGGTCGCCCACGCGATCTGGACCCTGTCGGCCGGAACGACGGTCCCGCCGGGTGACGTGTACGAGAACACGGCCGACGTGAGCATCCCGGACAACGGCACGGCCGTCACCTCCACCGCGGCCGTCACCGGCCGCACGGGCAACGCCCCGGCCACCCTCAAGGTCGGCGTCGACATCAAGCACACCTGGCGTGGTGACCTGGTCGTCGACCTGGTCGCGCCCGACGGCACCGCGTACCGGCTGAAGAACTCCAGCGGCAGCGACTCCGCCGACAACGTCATCGCCACCTACACGGTGAACGCCTCGAGCGAGGTGGCCAACGGCGACTGGAAGCTGCGCGTCCAGGACGTGGCCCAGTACGACACGGGCTACATCGACAGCTGGAAGCTCACCTTCTAG
- a CDS encoding polyprenyl synthetase family protein, with protein MTVVGPFGLSVRDQALEADVQTGLSAVEAGLLDATKSEVPFITDAAQHLVKAGGKRFRPLLVMLAARFGDPYAPGVVPSAVVVELTHLATLYHDDVMDEADVRRGVPSANARWGNSVAVLTGDFLFARASHILADLGPEAVRIQAVAFERLVTGQILETAGPRDGRAPVEHYLDVMAGKTGSLVAVSCRFGAMMSGADERVVGVLTQYGERLGVAFQLADDVLDIASDSHESGKTPGTDLREGIPTLPVLLVRAQAEEHGLPEDLELVELLDGDLTDDARHAEALARLRVHPALEQARRDTVRYAEEARALLAPLPDCAAKAALEELCDAVVHRAG; from the coding sequence GTGACCGTCGTCGGGCCGTTCGGGCTGAGCGTGCGGGACCAGGCTCTTGAGGCCGATGTCCAGACCGGGTTGTCTGCTGTCGAGGCGGGACTGCTCGATGCCACCAAGAGCGAGGTGCCGTTCATCACGGATGCCGCGCAGCACCTGGTGAAGGCCGGGGGCAAGCGGTTCCGTCCGCTGCTGGTGATGCTGGCCGCCCGGTTCGGGGACCCGTACGCGCCGGGCGTGGTGCCCTCGGCGGTCGTCGTCGAGCTCACCCACCTCGCCACGCTGTACCACGACGACGTCATGGACGAGGCGGATGTGCGCCGCGGTGTGCCCAGCGCCAACGCCCGCTGGGGCAACTCGGTCGCGGTCCTGACCGGCGACTTCCTGTTCGCCCGGGCCTCGCACATCCTGGCCGACCTGGGCCCGGAGGCCGTACGCATCCAGGCGGTGGCGTTCGAGCGCCTGGTCACCGGACAGATCCTGGAGACCGCGGGGCCGCGTGACGGCCGTGCTCCGGTGGAGCACTACCTCGACGTCATGGCCGGCAAGACCGGCTCCCTGGTCGCTGTTTCGTGCCGTTTCGGCGCGATGATGTCGGGTGCCGACGAGCGGGTCGTGGGGGTGCTCACCCAGTACGGCGAACGGCTCGGTGTCGCCTTCCAGCTCGCCGACGACGTGCTCGACATCGCGTCCGACTCGCACGAGTCCGGCAAGACGCCGGGCACGGATCTGCGCGAGGGCATTCCGACGCTGCCGGTGCTGCTGGTGCGCGCGCAGGCCGAGGAGCACGGGCTGCCCGAGGACCTGGAGCTCGTCGAACTGCTCGACGGGGATCTGACGGACGATGCCCGGCACGCCGAGGCGCTGGCCAGGCTGCGGGTGCACCCGGCGCTCGAGCAGGCGAGGCGGGACACCGTGCGGTACGCGGAGGAGGCGCGGGCGCTGCTCGCACCGCTGCCCGACTGCGCCGCGAAGGCCGCGCTGGAGGAGCTCTGCGACGCGGTCGTCCACCGCGCGGGCTGA
- a CDS encoding flavodoxin family protein yields the protein MNRRFLFLLGSSRADGNTEALARLAAEQLPAGADQRWLDLTAHPLPDFVDRRHDDDSGYPAPTGHAATLLDATLDATDLVIASPLYWYSVSTSTKRYLDHWSGWMRVPGVDFKPRMAGRTLWGVSTLADADRSVADPLVGTLRNTAAYLKMQWGGVLLGNGTRPGDIHHDEQALTEAKEFFRSVTVTR from the coding sequence ATGAACCGCAGGTTCCTGTTCCTGCTCGGCAGCAGCCGTGCCGACGGCAACACCGAGGCGCTGGCCAGGCTGGCCGCCGAGCAGCTGCCCGCCGGTGCCGACCAGCGCTGGCTGGACCTGACCGCCCATCCGCTGCCCGACTTCGTGGACCGGCGCCATGACGACGACAGCGGCTACCCCGCGCCCACCGGGCATGCAGCGACCCTGCTGGACGCCACCCTGGACGCGACCGACCTGGTCATCGCCTCGCCGCTGTACTGGTACTCCGTCTCCACCTCCACCAAGCGGTATCTCGACCACTGGTCGGGCTGGATGCGGGTCCCCGGCGTGGACTTCAAGCCGCGTATGGCCGGACGCACCCTGTGGGGCGTCAGCACGCTGGCCGACGCCGACCGGTCGGTGGCCGATCCGCTGGTCGGTACGCTGCGCAACACCGCCGCGTACCTGAAGATGCAGTGGGGCGGAGTGCTGCTCGGCAACGGCACCCGCCCTGGGGACATCCACCACGACGAGCAGGCCCTGACCGAGGCCAAGGAGTTCTTCCGGTCGGTGACCGTCACGCGGTGA
- a CDS encoding CHRD domain-containing protein has protein sequence MKRTKTILVGTTAVAAAAGVALAVLPAFAADGKDSARQAAHGDRGSGVTVQSGAGAGASGKDAAFFVASLNGANEVPVQQGPAVGDRDGAALEFVKVQGDKVSVAVKFRGTGKPTALHIHQGAKGTNGGIKIDFTELLAKGSTKAKGWSGAVRGTVRVKDRAVLAAFTGDPNGFYANLHTAEFPGGAVRGQFHKVTSSIRFDKALGFQASVVKGKQIYECKKGADGTYSFQQRDVRAVLGGNIAHSFVAPNSGTPQWIAPDHSAVTGAVISKTPNGATNIPELDLKATQSGKKRGLFAHTQEILRLNTVGGVAPAGSCAKGTIAGVPYGADYVFVQK, from the coding sequence ATGAAGCGCACCAAGACCATCCTTGTCGGTACAACCGCTGTCGCCGCCGCCGCCGGCGTGGCCCTCGCCGTGCTGCCGGCCTTCGCGGCCGACGGCAAGGACTCCGCCCGGCAGGCCGCCCACGGGGACCGCGGCTCTGGCGTGACCGTCCAGAGCGGCGCCGGCGCGGGTGCGTCCGGCAAGGACGCGGCGTTCTTCGTGGCGAGCCTGAACGGCGCCAACGAGGTTCCGGTGCAGCAGGGCCCCGCCGTCGGTGACCGCGACGGCGCGGCGCTCGAGTTCGTGAAGGTGCAGGGGGACAAGGTGTCGGTCGCGGTGAAGTTCCGCGGCACCGGCAAGCCGACCGCTCTCCACATCCACCAGGGTGCGAAGGGCACGAACGGAGGCATCAAGATCGACTTCACCGAGCTGCTCGCCAAGGGCAGCACCAAGGCCAAGGGCTGGTCGGGCGCCGTGCGCGGCACCGTCAGGGTCAAGGACAGGGCCGTGCTCGCCGCGTTCACGGGCGACCCGAACGGCTTCTACGCCAATCTGCACACCGCCGAGTTCCCGGGCGGCGCCGTCCGCGGCCAGTTCCACAAGGTCACGAGCTCCATCCGGTTCGACAAGGCTCTCGGCTTCCAGGCATCCGTCGTCAAGGGCAAGCAGATCTACGAGTGCAAGAAGGGCGCGGACGGCACGTACTCCTTCCAGCAGCGCGATGTCCGCGCCGTGCTCGGCGGGAACATCGCCCACTCCTTCGTCGCACCCAACTCCGGTACGCCGCAGTGGATCGCCCCTGACCACAGCGCCGTCACCGGTGCCGTGATCAGCAAGACGCCGAACGGCGCCACGAACATCCCCGAGCTGGACCTGAAGGCCACCCAGTCCGGCAAGAAGCGGGGGCTGTTCGCCCACACCCAGGAGATCCTCCGGCTGAACACGGTGGGCGGCGTCGCCCCGGCCGGCAGCTGTGCCAAGGGCACGATCGCCGGCGTCCCGTACGGCGCCGACTACGTCTTCGTCCAGAAGTAG
- a CDS encoding SRPBCC family protein produces the protein MNSKPVGLTQDAGWEIGVSRTLPLPPSAVWDFIASPEGVALWLGEGVELPTATGESYRTADGVSGEIRSYRPGDRIRLTYGTTVVQVAVSAGRSASGERAVLRFHQEHLANADERERRRAHWQAVAAEVKEALGVV, from the coding sequence ATGAACAGCAAGCCTGTCGGGCTGACCCAGGACGCCGGCTGGGAGATCGGTGTGTCCCGTACCCTCCCGCTGCCGCCGTCCGCCGTATGGGACTTCATCGCGAGTCCCGAGGGCGTCGCGCTCTGGCTCGGCGAGGGTGTCGAGCTGCCGACGGCGACGGGGGAGTCCTACAGGACGGCCGACGGTGTCTCGGGCGAGATCCGCAGCTACCGCCCCGGTGACCGGATCCGGCTGACGTACGGCACGACCGTCGTCCAGGTCGCGGTCTCCGCCGGGCGCTCCGCGTCCGGGGAGCGGGCCGTGCTCCGCTTCCACCAGGAGCATCTCGCGAACGCGGACGAGCGCGAGCGCCGCAGGGCCCACTGGCAGGCGGTGGCGGCCGAGGTCAAGGAAGCGCTCGGGGTCGTCTGA
- a CDS encoding ABC transporter permease → MSQAEAAAVSPLWTLGLLRSELSLTFRRWRTLALLGVLAAVPVLIGIAVKIETGDGGSAGGGGGGGPAFISQITNNGLFLVFAALAATLPLFLPMAVGVVAGDAIAGEANAGTLRYLLVAPAGRTRLLLAKYTAVCAFCLVATLVVAGSALTVGALLFPLGEVTTISGTTISFGEGLARAVAIAVVVAASLIGFAALGLFVSTLTGSGIAAMATTVGLLITVQILNTIPQLHAIQPYLFPHYWLSFADLMREPLYGEEVLRNLGLQGLYAAVFGSAAWARFTAKDITA, encoded by the coding sequence ATGTCGCAGGCTGAAGCGGCCGCCGTCAGCCCGTTGTGGACGCTCGGGCTGCTGCGTTCCGAGCTGTCCCTGACCTTCCGCCGGTGGCGCACGCTCGCGCTGCTGGGTGTGCTGGCCGCCGTACCCGTGCTGATCGGTATCGCCGTGAAGATCGAGACAGGCGACGGCGGGTCGGCCGGCGGTGGCGGTGGCGGCGGTCCGGCGTTCATCAGCCAGATCACCAACAACGGCCTGTTCCTGGTCTTCGCCGCCCTCGCCGCGACCCTGCCGCTCTTTCTGCCCATGGCGGTCGGCGTCGTCGCGGGCGACGCGATCGCGGGCGAGGCGAACGCCGGCACCCTGCGCTATCTGCTGGTCGCCCCGGCCGGACGTACTCGGCTGCTGCTCGCCAAGTACACCGCCGTCTGCGCCTTCTGCCTGGTGGCGACCCTGGTGGTGGCGGGGTCCGCGCTCACCGTCGGGGCGCTGCTCTTCCCGCTCGGCGAGGTCACCACGATCTCCGGCACCACGATCTCTTTCGGCGAGGGCCTGGCCCGTGCCGTCGCGATCGCGGTCGTCGTGGCCGCCTCGCTGATCGGCTTCGCGGCGCTCGGTCTGTTCGTCTCCACCCTCACCGGCAGCGGTATCGCGGCGATGGCCACGACGGTGGGGCTGCTGATCACCGTGCAGATCCTCAACACGATCCCGCAGCTGCACGCGATCCAGCCGTACCTCTTCCCGCACTACTGGCTGTCCTTCGCGGACCTGATGCGGGAGCCGCTGTACGGGGAAGAGGTGCTGAGGAACCTCGGTCTCCAGGGGCTGTACGCGGCGGTGTTCGGGTCGGCGGCGTGGGCGCGCTTCACCGCCAAGGACATCACCGCGTGA